One window of Triticum dicoccoides isolate Atlit2015 ecotype Zavitan chromosome 5A, WEW_v2.0, whole genome shotgun sequence genomic DNA carries:
- the LOC119297441 gene encoding cyclin-dependent kinase inhibitor 6-like, protein MAATAAATVTATATATAAASSCSKRESAGIAAPADLAKKAKKARSPPAEEMEGFFAAAEGDVARRFAAKYNYDVVADAPMDGRYEWVRLRP, encoded by the exons atggccgccaccgccgcggccaccgtgacggcgacggcgacggcgacggcggcggcgtcgaGCTGCAGCAAGCGCGAGAGCGCCGGCATTGCGGCGCCCGCCGACTT GGcgaagaaggcgaagaaggcgaggTCGCCGCCGGCGGAGGAGATGGAGGGCTTCTtcgcggcggcggagggcgacgtCGCGCGGCGCTTCGCTGCCAA GTACAACTATGACGTCGTCGCAGACGCTCCCATGGACGGGCGGTACGAGTGGGTCCGACTGAGGCCGTAG